One genomic segment of Corticium candelabrum unplaced genomic scaffold, ooCorCand1.1 SCAFFOLD_80, whole genome shotgun sequence includes these proteins:
- the LOC134197898 gene encoding zinc finger MYM-type protein 1-like, translated as MSAGDSCHSSSSVSLSSDKNTKRKGQKLLTTFLRSRTSLQPESSHSKSLSSFCTSRFDDTASSIVTVTVSTSTTASESGPKDSVCHAFDPCRGPTACSVTNGPYQPCAKELPHGKFPQTKSGTCNRSFQPHWYTQFCWLEYSPAADSAFCFPCRLTVKHNLDKQGCPDQAFVSRGFRKWKSAVADMRRHEESLSHISNVGVWKNSQQQDATRGSVMQQLSTAYQTQVELNRRNLRKIFEVIFLMGRQNIPLRGHDESKDSHNRGNLLEFLEYLSRYCPDLKRHLEGNFHYVSPKSQNDMLKLIASNIQKRITTAVKHCGFFGLICDESQDISRVEQMSVNVRFVTDSLNVEERFLGFWPLKGTDGESLFQQLTQVLLETGLSMSMVRAQCYDGASSMCGKHSGLATRLQEVEKKAGYVHCHAHRLNLSLQNSCENVTDVRNVLGAVSSLYNLLEGSAKRHEKFQDVQRRQNEGKGPQAVLQRPCHTRWGSRHAAVHTVRQQFASILIALDELSDNAAIGSEAHCLLTVVSSFNFLFYVSVLDTLLGLISHLSQYLQGENVDLQAAKRSADSVIATLQSFRTNESFENFWQSSEKESKAKNLTPPALLRARRPSHRIDERSTTQYQPLSPKERYRQAYYELLDIMVSDLTRRFCSKDYRVFCGIEKLLSESVSLSAPDQSLVSEILHFYTGDFDNTQFTSEIRVFYNYSKLHFSKDVVETGNIGALARQFVSLRCTELFPQVFKLFKLFLCIPATSSTAERSFSALRRLKSWLRTRMADERLRSLALMCFECDIAKELESNIDDLVSQFGALCDRRLPLQ; from the exons ATGTCAGCGGGAGACAGCTGTCACAGCAGCAGCTCTGTCAGCCTCAGCAGCGACAAGAACACAAAGCGGAAAGGACAGAAACTCCTTACCACCTTTCTAAG ATCAAGAACTTCCCTGCAGCCAGAGTCGTCTCACTCCaagtctttgtcatctttttGTACGTCAAGGTTCGACGATACAGCTAGTTCTAtcgtgactgtgactgtctcTACTAGTACTACTGCTAGTGAATCTGGCCCGAAAGATTCTGTGTGTCATGCGTTTGATCCTTGCCGAGGTCCAACTGCTTGTTCTGTGACCAATGGCCCGTATCAACCTTGTGCAAAAGAACTGCCGCATGGGAAATTTCCTCAGACGAAATCTGGCACTTGTAATAGGTCCTTTCAACCACACTGGTACACACAATTTTGCTGGCTTGAGTACAGCCCTGCAGCGGATTCCGCGTTCTGCTTTCCTTGTCGGCTGACAGTAAAGCATAACCTGGATAAACAAGGTTGTCCAGACCAAGCGTTCGTGAGTAGAGGTTTCAGGAAGTGGAAGTCAGCAGTAGCTGACATGAGGCGTCACGAGGAATCTTTGAGTCATATTTCAAATGTTGGAGTGTGGAAGAATAGCCAACAGCAGGATGCAACCAGAGGAAGTGTTATGCAACAGTTGAGTACAGCCTACCAGACACAAGTAGAGCTGAACAGACGCAATTTACGTAAAATTTTTgaagtaatttttttaatggGAAGACAAAACATCCCATTGAGAGGCCACGATGAATCTAAAGATTCTCACAACAGAGGAAATCTGCTGGAATTTCTTGAATATCTGTCACGGTACTGCCCTGACTTAAAACGCCATTTGGAAGGAAACTTTCACTACGTaagccccaaaagccaaaacGACATGTTGAAACTCATTGCATCTAACATTCAGAAGAGAATTACGACAGCTGTCAAACACTGCGGCTTCTTTGGACTAATATGTGACGAGTCACAAGACATATCAAGGGTAGAACaaatgtctgtcaatgtaAGGTTTGTAACAGACAGCCTGAATGTAGAGGAGAGGTTTCTTGGATTTTGGCCTTTAAAAGGTACTGACGGAGAAAGTCTGTTTCAGCAACTGACGCAAGTTTTGCTTGAGACGGGCCTATCAATGTCTATGGTACGGGCACAGTGTTATGATGGAGCGTCAAGCATGTGCGGGAAGCACTCAGGTTTAGCTACCAGGCTTCAGGAGGTCGAGAAGAAAGCTGGATATGTGCATTGCCATGCCCACAGATTGAACCTCAGTCTTCAAAACAGCTGCGAGAACGTTACAGATGTGCGAAACGTTCTAGGTGCTGTTTCCAGTCTCTATAATTTACTTGAAGGATCAGCCAAGAGACATGAAAAGTTTCAAGATGTGCAACGAAGACAGAACGAAGGAAAGGGCCCGCAAGCAGTACTCCAACGACCATGTCATACTAGGTGGGGTTCCAGGCACGCAGCAGTCCATACTGTTAGGCAACAGTTTGCATCAATTCTGATTGCTCTGGACGAACTCTCTGACAATGCTGCGATCGGAAGTGAAGCTCACtgtttactgactgttgtatcttcattcaattttctcttctatGTGTCCGTTCTAGACACTCTACTAGGATTAATCTCTCATCTATCCCAGTACCTGCAGGGAGAGAACGTAGATCTTCAGGCAGCAAAAAGATCAGCTGATAGCGTCATTGCTACTCTACAAAGTTTCAGAACAAATGAAAGTTTTGAGAATTTCTGGCAGTCATCGGAGAAAGAGAGTAAAGCAAAAAACCTGACTCCACCAGCTCTCCTTCGAGCTCGTCGACCTTCTCACCGAATTGACGAACGAAGCACGACCCAATATCAGCCACTGTCACCAAAAGAACGTTATCGACAAGCATATTATGAATTATTGGATATCATGGTATCAGACCTAACTCGACGCTTTTGTAGCAAAGATTACCGTGTGTTCTGTGGAATTGAGAAGTTGTTGTCCGAGTCAGTCTCGTTATCGGCGCCAGATCAGTCGCTTGTGAGTGAGATATTACACTTTTACACAGGTGACTTTGACAACACTCAGTTCACGTCTGAAATAAGAGTATTTTACAATTATTCTAAACTGCACTTTTCTAAAGACGTTGTGGAGACCGGCAACATAGGTGCTCTTGCTCGTCAGTTTGTTTCTCTCCGTTGCACAGAATTGTTTCCCcaagtcttcaaactgttcaagttgtttctcTGCATTCCTGCTACATCTTCAACTGCAGAGCGGTCGTTTTCTGCTCTAAGGCGACTAAAATCATGGCTGCGAACTAGGATGGCTGACGAGCGCCTCCGGTCCCTTGCTCTGATGTGCTTCGAATGCGACATTGCTAAGGAACTGGAGAGTAATATTGATGATCTTGTTTCACAATTTGGTGCTCTTTGTGACAGACGTCTTCCTCTACAATAG